In Pseudobythopirellula maris, a single window of DNA contains:
- a CDS encoding S41 family peptidase produces the protein MSRRNLTVLFLAIVAALLCGSRVERNPYARYVSEGFTMIDEWGLDEPRDHELMAGAVAGMVDVLRRRGDEHSAFVEPEIAEPLLAEMAQEFGGVGVRIKLHGDPQRLTVVESPVPGSPAYRSLVRRGDRIVAIDGAPTLGMSMIDVLDRMRGVPGEPVVLTIERDDVDELIAVKLVREVIELPSVAGDQRLPSGEWVYRLEGEPSIALVRIVSFGAKTVAELRTVLSDLTKRSDGEPEISGVVLDLRHNAGGAIDAAVGVCELLLENGAPIVTTRGRDRQVEDAYAARGDGPFTDLPIVVLIDRNTASASEIVAASLQDNGRARVVGERSYGKGTVQRLLSLESGRSLLKLTSASYWRPSGVNIHRAVGQGEDEPWGVKPDAEGAIEQTPEEMIAWFEWRQRRDLIAEAEPAEQATQEATQEAALEEDEETPQEQASDQTESPASLARDPALARAVELLLAPGADNSSPSPAE, from the coding sequence ATGTCGCGTCGCAACCTCACCGTCTTGTTCCTCGCCATCGTCGCCGCGTTGCTGTGCGGCTCGCGGGTCGAACGCAACCCGTACGCTCGCTACGTGAGCGAAGGGTTCACGATGATCGACGAGTGGGGGCTCGACGAGCCGCGCGACCACGAACTGATGGCGGGCGCCGTGGCGGGCATGGTCGACGTGCTGCGTCGACGCGGCGACGAGCACTCGGCCTTCGTCGAGCCGGAGATCGCCGAGCCGCTGCTGGCCGAGATGGCGCAGGAGTTCGGCGGCGTGGGGGTGCGGATCAAGCTTCACGGCGACCCGCAGCGGCTCACGGTGGTCGAGTCCCCCGTGCCCGGCTCTCCCGCCTACCGCTCGCTGGTCCGCCGGGGCGACCGCATCGTCGCGATCGACGGCGCCCCGACCCTCGGCATGTCGATGATCGACGTGCTCGACCGGATGCGCGGCGTGCCGGGCGAGCCGGTCGTGCTGACGATCGAGCGTGACGACGTGGACGAACTGATCGCTGTGAAGCTGGTGCGCGAGGTGATCGAGCTTCCCAGCGTGGCCGGCGACCAGCGGTTGCCGAGCGGAGAATGGGTCTACCGCCTCGAGGGGGAGCCCTCCATCGCCTTGGTGAGGATCGTTTCGTTTGGCGCCAAAACGGTAGCCGAACTCCGCACGGTGCTCAGCGATCTCACGAAGCGCAGCGACGGCGAACCCGAGATCTCGGGCGTGGTGCTCGACCTGCGGCACAACGCCGGCGGCGCGATCGACGCGGCCGTGGGGGTGTGCGAGTTGCTACTCGAGAACGGCGCGCCGATCGTCACGACACGCGGACGCGACCGCCAGGTCGAAGACGCCTACGCCGCCCGGGGCGACGGGCCGTTCACCGACTTGCCGATCGTCGTGCTCATCGATCGCAACACGGCGAGCGCCAGCGAGATTGTCGCCGCTAGCTTGCAAGACAACGGCCGGGCGCGGGTCGTGGGCGAGCGCTCTTACGGCAAGGGGACGGTGCAGCGGCTGCTGTCGCTCGAGTCGGGCCGCAGCCTGCTGAAGCTCACCTCGGCCAGCTACTGGCGCCCGAGCGGCGTGAACATCCACCGGGCCGTGGGCCAAGGCGAAGACGAGCCGTGGGGCGTGAAGCCCGACGCCGAGGGCGCCATCGAGCAAACGCCCGAAGAGATGATCGCCTGGTTCGAGTGGCGCCAGCGTCGCGACCTGATCGCCGAAGCCGAGCCGGCGGAGCAAGCCACCCAGGAGGCCACCCAGGAGGCCGCACTGGAGGAGGACGAGGAGACGCCGCAGGAGCAGGCCTCAGACCAAACCGAAAGCCCGGCGTCCCTGGCGCGCGACCCGGCGCTCGCTCGTGCAGTCGAGCTGTTGCTGGCGCCCGGCGCCGACAATTCTTCGCCATCTCCCGCAGAGTGA
- a CDS encoding PH domain-containing protein codes for MLSCPQCNATAPDGALFCPQCGASFDAQGDTPGNPPDAALGDATPRERFQQAAASRQSDEDEIEETLWSGSYSPKAMTSKLILVMIMCLAAVILGLLLHLSSSGWYCIAIAIMALWLMTGIWFVYQRLSTRYELTNLRFFHKKGFLWRTTDRLELIDIDDVIYHQNPIDRLRNTGQILLLSSDESTNELLLRGIRDVRQVADMIDKARRAERRRRGLHIESV; via the coding sequence ATGCTCAGCTGCCCCCAGTGCAACGCCACGGCGCCCGACGGCGCCCTATTCTGCCCGCAGTGCGGCGCCTCGTTCGATGCGCAAGGCGACACGCCGGGCAACCCGCCCGACGCCGCCTTGGGCGACGCCACGCCGCGCGAGCGTTTCCAGCAAGCGGCCGCCTCGCGACAGTCGGACGAGGACGAGATTGAAGAAACGCTCTGGTCGGGCAGCTACTCGCCGAAGGCGATGACTAGCAAGTTGATCCTCGTGATGATTATGTGCTTGGCGGCCGTCATTCTAGGTTTATTGCTGCATCTCAGCAGCTCAGGCTGGTACTGCATTGCCATTGCGATTATGGCTCTATGGCTTATGACCGGCATCTGGTTTGTTTACCAACGCCTGAGCACACGCTACGAACTGACGAATCTTCGCTTTTTCCACAAGAAGGGATTCTTGTGGCGTACCACCGATCGACTCGAACTCATTGACATTGATGACGTGATCTATCACCAGAATCCGATCGATCGACTCCGGAACACTGGACAAATTTTGCTACTTAGTAGCGACGAGTCGACTAACGAGCTTCTTCTACGCGGAATCCGGGATGTCCGACAGGTGGCCGACATGATCGACAAGGCCCGCCGCGCCGAACGCCGCCGCCGCGGCCTGCACATCGAATCGGTATGA
- a CDS encoding ThuA domain-containing protein, producing the protein MRLFLAALLYSVGFTAVAHTASCCLAADAEPTARVLFVTQSTGFVHSTVNRGPNPLSHAERVMKEIGVRSGLFRVDCTQDVATDFKPELLENYDVVAFYTTGELPIPVETREWFLNEWLAEQGHGFLGIHCAADTYGEYEPYWDMIGGTFDGHPWTSEATVSIRVHEDHPATAPWAAAGKSFVITDEIYQFKNWQPEKVRVLMSLDMAATELKRPRHVPVLWVKNYGEGRVMHMSLGHREDVLSNPTYQDSLIGGVEWLLGRVDADATPNPELSAREQEKAETAAAGAGG; encoded by the coding sequence ATGCGACTCTTTCTTGCGGCTCTGCTTTACTCCGTCGGTTTCACGGCTGTAGCCCACACGGCTTCCTGCTGCTTGGCGGCCGACGCCGAACCAACCGCGCGGGTGCTGTTCGTCACGCAGAGCACGGGCTTTGTTCACAGCACGGTCAATCGTGGGCCGAACCCTCTCTCCCACGCCGAGCGTGTGATGAAAGAGATCGGTGTCCGCAGCGGCCTGTTCCGGGTCGATTGCACACAAGACGTGGCCACCGACTTCAAGCCCGAGTTGCTCGAGAACTACGACGTGGTCGCTTTCTACACCACCGGCGAGCTGCCGATCCCGGTCGAAACCCGCGAGTGGTTCCTCAACGAGTGGCTCGCCGAGCAGGGACACGGGTTCCTGGGCATCCACTGCGCGGCCGACACCTACGGCGAGTACGAGCCGTACTGGGACATGATCGGCGGCACGTTCGACGGCCACCCCTGGACCTCCGAGGCGACGGTCTCAATACGCGTTCACGAGGATCACCCCGCCACGGCGCCGTGGGCCGCGGCGGGCAAGTCGTTCGTCATCACCGACGAGATCTACCAGTTCAAGAACTGGCAGCCCGAGAAGGTGCGGGTGCTGATGAGCCTCGACATGGCGGCGACCGAGCTGAAACGCCCACGCCACGTGCCGGTCTTGTGGGTCAAGAACTACGGCGAGGGCCGGGTGATGCACATGAGCCTCGGCCACCGCGAAGACGTGCTGTCGAACCCCACGTACCAAGACTCGCTCATCGGCGGCGTCGAGTGGCTGCTGGGCCGTGTCGACGCGGACGCCACGCCCAACCCGGAGCTCTCGGCCCGCGAACAAGAAAAAGCCGAGACCGCCGCGGCGGGCGCTGGCGGCTGA
- a CDS encoding bifunctional folylpolyglutamate synthase/dihydrofolate synthase translates to MSDPAPLTTDARRDAALAWLYGRINYEHSAPIPYSEQGMKLDRMRELLRRLGDPHKRLRTVHIAGTKGKGSTAAMVASAIREAGLKVGVYSSPHLERFEERIAVDGEPCPPGAFADLVDRVRPVAEAMDREKEGGGPTYFDLATAMAMLRLADERVDAAVLEVGLGGRLDSTNVCLPAVCVVTSISLDHTEQLGTSLEGIAREKGGIIKPGAPAVSGVMAPGPREAIAAIAAEQGCRLWQRGRDYALEASTDGLRFTRTLAGGGVETIDGVTIGLLGEHQQSNAAVALAALTVLRDVWAASEPELAAALTHDALRRGLQRARLAGRVEWLAPVDPALPRVVIDCAHNAASAAALGDALATLEQEGRFAADRRVLVLAVSGDKDAGAIARELAPRFDHVVVTRFVENPRAIAPAELARVVHAVAASGAKVHTVDEPGEAWRRANELAAQDHDAPEAGAGVVVIAGSFFLAAELRPLVLRETSPVQGDAPDA, encoded by the coding sequence GTGTCTGACCCCGCCCCCCTCACCACCGACGCCCGCCGCGACGCCGCCCTCGCTTGGCTGTACGGCCGGATCAACTACGAGCACTCGGCGCCCATCCCATACAGCGAGCAAGGGATGAAGCTCGACCGCATGCGCGAGTTGCTCCGCCGTCTCGGCGACCCGCACAAGCGGCTGCGCACTGTCCACATCGCGGGGACGAAGGGCAAAGGCTCGACGGCGGCGATGGTCGCCTCGGCGATACGCGAGGCGGGGCTCAAGGTGGGCGTTTACAGCTCGCCCCACCTCGAGCGGTTCGAAGAGCGGATCGCCGTCGACGGCGAGCCGTGCCCGCCCGGCGCCTTCGCCGATTTGGTCGACCGCGTCCGCCCGGTAGCCGAGGCGATGGACCGTGAGAAGGAAGGAGGGGGGCCGACCTACTTCGACCTCGCCACCGCGATGGCGATGCTCCGCCTGGCCGACGAGCGGGTCGACGCGGCCGTGCTCGAGGTCGGCCTCGGCGGTCGGCTCGATTCGACCAACGTCTGCCTGCCGGCTGTCTGCGTCGTGACCAGCATCAGCCTCGATCACACGGAGCAGCTCGGCACGAGCCTCGAGGGAATCGCCCGCGAGAAGGGGGGGATCATCAAGCCCGGGGCGCCGGCCGTGAGCGGCGTGATGGCGCCGGGGCCACGCGAGGCGATCGCCGCGATCGCCGCTGAGCAAGGATGCCGGCTGTGGCAACGGGGCCGCGACTACGCTTTAGAAGCCAGCACGGATGGCTTGCGGTTCACGCGCACTCTCGCCGGCGGGGGCGTGGAAACGATCGATGGCGTCACGATCGGTTTGCTTGGTGAGCACCAACAGAGCAACGCCGCCGTGGCGCTCGCCGCCCTCACCGTGCTGCGCGACGTTTGGGCCGCGAGCGAGCCCGAACTCGCCGCCGCCCTGACGCACGACGCCCTGCGGAGGGGGCTCCAGCGGGCGCGGCTGGCGGGGCGGGTCGAGTGGCTCGCGCCCGTCGATCCGGCCCTTCCGCGCGTTGTGATCGACTGCGCCCACAACGCCGCCTCGGCGGCGGCGCTCGGCGACGCCCTCGCAACGCTCGAGCAAGAGGGCCGCTTCGCCGCCGATCGCCGCGTGCTGGTGCTCGCGGTGAGCGGCGACAAGGACGCCGGGGCGATCGCCCGTGAGCTGGCGCCCCGCTTCGACCATGTGGTCGTCACCCGATTCGTGGAGAACCCGCGAGCGATCGCCCCCGCCGAACTGGCGAGGGTCGTGCACGCCGTGGCGGCGAGCGGGGCAAAAGTCCACACGGTTGACGAGCCGGGCGAAGCCTGGCGGCGGGCGAACGAGCTGGCGGCCCAGGACCACGACGCCCCGGAGGCGGGAGCGGGCGTCGTCGTCATCGCGGGCTCGTTCTTCCTCGCCGCCGAGCTGCGGCCCCTCGTGTTGCGTGAAACCTCGCCAGTTCAGGGCGATGCGCCCGATGCGTGA
- a CDS encoding RrF2 family transcriptional regulator has translation MLSAKTEYACLALLQLAAEHGSARPAPLRRLAEEGRIPEGFLVQILQELKRLGFVVSTRGASGGYRLARDPAEITVGDVYEALQDQGDARSNLPEPTPLAEQLGSLCAEAQRAQRACLRGVTLAELAERCGSQAEAMWYI, from the coding sequence ATGCTTTCCGCCAAGACCGAGTACGCCTGTCTCGCGCTGCTGCAGCTTGCGGCCGAGCACGGCAGCGCGCGGCCGGCGCCGCTGCGGCGGCTCGCGGAGGAGGGCAGGATCCCCGAAGGGTTCCTCGTTCAGATCTTGCAGGAGCTCAAGCGGCTGGGGTTCGTCGTCAGCACCCGCGGGGCGTCGGGCGGCTACCGGTTGGCGCGTGACCCGGCGGAGATTACCGTCGGCGACGTTTACGAGGCGTTGCAAGACCAGGGCGACGCCCGCAGCAACCTGCCCGAGCCGACGCCGCTGGCCGAGCAACTCGGCTCGCTCTGCGCCGAGGCCCAGCGGGCCCAACGCGCCTGCCTCCGCGGCGTTACTCTGGCCGAGCTGGCCGAGCGCTGCGGCTCGCAAGCCGAGGCAATGTGGTACATCTAA
- a CDS encoding YbaN family protein, whose product MDPHPSTPPQASASNPSPERMTAISTKSTNATLSAKRFTQPPPAAPAPLGAESNPQQRLEYVQWMLSDEQLRSVEIDTRSGGVRVRSHSEPSRSVAFDADRLIPAPSEDPPEVLCWTDPKTGMEQYFRAPEMAVGWRRWLYLAGAAVTFVLAMIGVVMPGLPTTPFLLLTSYCLLRSSRELHETLLRSRTFGGLLRDWRLYRAVRRGVKTKSLVTMLLVVGASVVLMALAGLPARAFYGVVGGSMIGVCFILRLRVIR is encoded by the coding sequence ATGGACCCCCACCCCTCGACACCCCCGCAGGCTTCGGCCAGCAACCCGAGCCCCGAGCGGATGACGGCGATCTCGACCAAATCGACCAACGCCACCCTCTCTGCCAAGCGTTTCACGCAGCCGCCACCCGCCGCGCCCGCTCCGTTGGGCGCCGAGTCGAACCCCCAGCAAAGGCTGGAATATGTGCAGTGGATGCTCTCGGACGAGCAGCTGCGCAGCGTGGAAATCGACACTCGCAGCGGCGGCGTGCGGGTCCGCAGTCACAGCGAGCCCAGCCGGTCGGTCGCCTTCGACGCCGACAGGCTGATACCGGCGCCGTCTGAGGACCCGCCGGAGGTCCTTTGCTGGACCGATCCGAAGACCGGCATGGAGCAGTATTTCCGAGCGCCGGAGATGGCGGTCGGCTGGCGCAGGTGGCTCTATTTGGCGGGCGCCGCCGTCACGTTCGTGCTCGCCATGATCGGCGTGGTGATGCCGGGCTTGCCGACGACCCCGTTCCTGTTGCTCACCAGTTACTGCCTGCTGCGTTCGTCGCGCGAGCTTCACGAGACACTCCTCAGGAGCCGCACGTTCGGCGGCCTGTTGCGCGACTGGCGGCTTTATCGGGCGGTGCGGCGGGGCGTGAAGACCAAGTCGCTCGTCACGATGCTGCTGGTGGTTGGCGCGTCGGTCGTGCTGATGGCGCTGGCCGGCTTGCCTGCCCGGGCGTTCTACGGCGTGGTGGGCGGCTCGATGATCGGGGTCTGCTTTATCCTGCGGCTGCGCGTGATCCGCTGA
- a CDS encoding 3-keto-disaccharide hydrolase, with translation MPRRLVLPYSLFTLVLHIALAPHDCLAAEPAADHAESEGGWVSLFNGEDLAGWRASENEGTFRVEDGVIVVHGPRSHLFYEGPVGGADFKDFEWKCDVKTTPGSNSGMYFHTEYQEEGWPVKGYEVQVNATHGDARKTGGLYAIEDVMDDAPHEDGEWFTQHVVVRGKRIVVRVNGEVTTDFTEPEDHTPPEGKPGRLISHGTFALQGHDPASKVYFKNLLVRPLD, from the coding sequence ATGCCACGTCGACTTGTGCTGCCTTATTCCCTGTTCACGCTCGTGCTGCACATTGCGCTGGCGCCGCACGATTGCCTTGCCGCCGAACCGGCGGCCGACCACGCCGAGAGCGAGGGGGGCTGGGTTTCTCTGTTCAACGGCGAAGACCTCGCCGGCTGGCGGGCCTCGGAGAACGAGGGGACCTTCCGGGTCGAGGATGGCGTGATCGTGGTCCACGGGCCGCGCAGCCACCTGTTCTACGAGGGCCCGGTCGGCGGCGCCGACTTTAAGGACTTCGAGTGGAAGTGCGACGTGAAGACCACTCCCGGCTCGAACTCGGGCATGTACTTCCACACCGAGTACCAAGAAGAGGGCTGGCCCGTGAAGGGCTACGAGGTCCAGGTCAACGCCACGCACGGCGACGCCCGCAAGACGGGCGGCTTGTACGCCATCGAGGACGTGATGGACGACGCCCCGCACGAAGACGGCGAGTGGTTCACGCAGCACGTTGTGGTGCGTGGCAAGCGGATCGTCGTGCGGGTCAACGGCGAGGTGACGACCGACTTCACCGAGCCCGAGGACCACACTCCCCCCGAGGGCAAGCCGGGCCGCTTGATCTCGCACGGCACGTTCGCCCTGCAAGGCCACGACCCGGCGAGCAAGGTTTACTTCAAGAACTTGCTGGTGCGGCCGCTCGACTGA
- a CDS encoding phosphoadenylyl-sulfate reductase, translated as MSTALNHRTLHNAAHGDSAPPAVTDRAAPPSQEFLDELAAASASLEGSTPEEIMRWAHETYAPQLAMGTAFGPEGCLLLSMLPQQAPDTYVFNLETGYQFQQTLDLRDRFAEKYGVEVDLLKPELSVPEYEALHDGPLYKTNPTQCCFDRKIRVLQKAAEGRRAWIVGLRRDQGPTRANTPIVGWDKKFGLVKIAPLAASTKNKVWSRIIKEDVPYNPLHDQGYPSIGCWPCTQKAGADGDERDGRWAGTGKTECGLHTEQDGSGI; from the coding sequence ATGAGCACCGCCCTCAACCACCGAACGCTCCACAACGCGGCCCATGGCGATTCAGCCCCCCCGGCCGTCACGGACCGGGCGGCGCCGCCGTCGCAAGAATTCTTGGACGAGTTGGCCGCCGCCAGCGCGAGCCTCGAGGGCTCGACGCCTGAGGAGATCATGCGCTGGGCCCACGAGACTTACGCCCCGCAGCTCGCGATGGGCACCGCCTTCGGCCCGGAGGGCTGCTTGCTGCTGTCGATGCTCCCGCAGCAGGCGCCCGACACCTACGTGTTCAATCTCGAGACCGGCTACCAGTTCCAACAGACCTTGGACCTCAGGGACCGGTTCGCTGAGAAGTACGGCGTCGAGGTCGACCTGCTCAAGCCAGAGCTGTCGGTCCCCGAGTACGAGGCGCTGCACGACGGGCCGCTCTACAAGACGAATCCCACCCAGTGCTGCTTCGACCGCAAGATCCGCGTGTTGCAAAAAGCCGCCGAGGGGCGGCGGGCTTGGATCGTTGGCTTGCGCCGTGACCAGGGGCCCACTCGCGCCAATACGCCGATCGTCGGCTGGGACAAGAAGTTCGGCCTGGTGAAGATCGCCCCGCTGGCGGCCTCGACCAAGAACAAGGTGTGGTCGCGGATCATCAAAGAAGATGTCCCCTACAACCCGCTGCACGACCAAGGCTACCCGAGCATCGGCTGCTGGCCCTGCACGCAGAAGGCGGGCGCCGATGGCGACGAGCGCGACGGCCGCTGGGCCGGCACGGGCAAGACCGAGTGCGGCCTGCACACCGAGCAAGACGGCAGCGGGATTTAG
- a CDS encoding ClpP family protease, with product MKPFTQLVLTFVLFIVGMAATACLAMFALVALLVYQAAEYAGGVENLGDTAIHSLVDIVTESGFDRSELDPDEPLLLARTILVTEAMNERVARHVTERLLFLNQQDPKAPIELRLSTSGGWLDAAFAIVDTMRAIDAPVNVTAIGGCYSAGSVVLAAGTGERRATPNAVVSVHVNPYDMRDPLDAQEYARFERVYREHAELPEEWFNTSADRQYYLDAEQSLRAGLIDEITEPKWEPRHEAPPAKKKMRVADTTATPQVATTGGRPLKANSQ from the coding sequence ATGAAGCCTTTCACCCAGCTGGTGCTCACGTTCGTGCTCTTCATCGTCGGCATGGCCGCCACGGCTTGCCTAGCGATGTTCGCGTTGGTCGCCCTGCTGGTGTACCAGGCGGCCGAGTACGCCGGCGGCGTGGAGAACCTGGGCGACACGGCGATCCATTCGCTGGTCGACATCGTCACGGAGAGCGGCTTCGACCGCTCGGAGCTCGATCCCGACGAGCCCCTGCTCCTCGCGCGGACGATCCTCGTCACCGAGGCGATGAACGAGCGTGTGGCGCGGCACGTCACCGAGCGGCTGCTGTTCCTCAATCAGCAAGACCCGAAGGCGCCGATCGAGTTGCGTCTCTCGACCAGCGGAGGCTGGCTCGACGCGGCGTTCGCGATCGTCGACACGATGCGCGCGATCGACGCGCCGGTGAACGTCACCGCGATCGGTGGTTGCTACTCGGCGGGCAGCGTGGTGCTGGCCGCCGGCACGGGCGAACGCCGCGCCACGCCCAACGCCGTGGTCTCGGTCCACGTGAATCCGTACGACATGCGAGACCCGCTCGACGCGCAAGAGTACGCCCGCTTCGAACGCGTTTACCGCGAGCACGCCGAGCTGCCGGAGGAATGGTTTAACACGTCGGCGGACCGACAGTATTACCTCGACGCCGAGCAATCGCTCCGCGCGGGGCTGATCGACGAGATCACCGAGCCGAAGTGGGAGCCGCGGCACGAGGCGCCGCCGGCGAAGAAGAAGATGCGCGTGGCCGATACGACTGCAACGCCTCAGGTCGCGACTACCGGGGGTCGTCCGCTAAAAGCCAACAGCCAATAG
- the nrdR gene encoding transcriptional regulator NrdR — translation MRCPFCRVDNDRVIDSRASQDGSAIRRRRECLSCQRRYTTYERPEEATIKVIKKDGSRAPFSREKIQRGLERACWKRPVSSRQLEQTVTAIENDVFQSFESEIESRELGILVMEHLRDLDQVAFVRFASVYRQFNDVQDFFEEMRPMLDGLSRKPPR, via the coding sequence ATGAGGTGCCCCTTCTGCCGGGTCGACAACGACCGCGTGATCGATTCCCGGGCGAGCCAAGACGGCTCGGCTATCCGGCGCCGGCGTGAGTGCCTTTCTTGCCAGCGCCGCTACACCACCTACGAGCGGCCCGAAGAGGCCACCATCAAGGTGATCAAGAAGGACGGCTCGCGAGCGCCCTTCTCCCGCGAGAAGATCCAGCGCGGCTTGGAACGCGCCTGCTGGAAGCGGCCCGTCAGCAGCCGCCAACTCGAGCAGACCGTCACGGCCATCGAGAACGACGTTTTTCAGAGCTTCGAGTCCGAGATCGAGAGCCGCGAGCTGGGGATCCTCGTCATGGAGCACCTCAGGGACCTCGACCAGGTGGCCTTCGTCCGCTTTGCGAGCGTTTACCGCCAATTCAACGACGTGCAGGACTTCTTCGAGGAAATGCGGCCGATGCTCGACGGCCTGAGCCGCAAGCCGCCAAGGTGA
- a CDS encoding alkaline phosphatase family protein yields the protein MLRRLLLCATFALPVVNAVAWAGAADHVIQISVDGLRPDLLQTLIDRGDAPNFQRFQSEGAWTNNARTDATDATTLPNHTTMLTGRPVSRPPGMPSQTEHGWDVNAGPPPPTLTLHNHTTPEYYKASTFDMAHDAGLSTALFVSKHKFVIYDQSYDETNGADHANGRDKIDTYGGHNNILTMQRQLLDELGDNRFNYTFVHYDYPDHAGHQYGWGSDGWNESVVWVDGYLGELFDLIENDPVLNGVTTIVLSADHGGTGNSHSDLTKVTNYRTPFYAWGAGVGRGDLYAMNDLTRVDPLEAHPGYDAIGQPIRNGDGANLALSLLGLGPIPGSLINASQELRLAIPEPASIGLLIVAAGLGATRRPPTRRRQ from the coding sequence TTGCTCCGCCGACTCTTGCTGTGCGCCACGTTTGCACTCCCTGTTGTGAATGCGGTGGCGTGGGCCGGTGCGGCCGATCACGTCATCCAGATCAGCGTCGACGGCCTGCGACCCGACCTGCTCCAGACGCTGATCGACCGAGGCGACGCCCCCAACTTCCAGCGGTTCCAGTCGGAAGGGGCTTGGACCAACAACGCCCGCACCGACGCCACCGACGCCACCACGCTGCCGAATCACACCACCATGCTCACCGGCAGACCGGTGTCGCGTCCGCCCGGCATGCCGAGCCAGACCGAACACGGCTGGGACGTGAACGCCGGCCCGCCGCCGCCGACCCTCACGCTGCACAACCACACCACACCAGAGTATTACAAGGCGAGCACGTTCGACATGGCCCACGACGCGGGGCTCTCGACCGCCCTCTTCGTGTCGAAGCACAAGTTTGTCATCTACGACCAGAGCTACGACGAAACCAACGGCGCCGACCACGCCAACGGTCGAGACAAGATCGACACCTACGGCGGCCACAACAACATCTTGACGATGCAACGCCAGCTTCTGGACGAACTGGGAGACAACCGTTTCAACTACACCTTCGTGCATTACGACTACCCCGACCACGCCGGGCACCAGTACGGGTGGGGGTCCGATGGCTGGAACGAGTCGGTCGTCTGGGTGGATGGCTACCTCGGCGAGTTGTTCGACCTGATCGAGAACGACCCCGTGCTGAACGGCGTGACCACGATCGTGCTCAGCGCCGACCACGGCGGCACGGGCAATAGCCACAGCGACTTAACCAAGGTGACCAACTACCGGACGCCGTTCTACGCCTGGGGCGCGGGGGTCGGCCGCGGCGACCTGTACGCCATGAACGACCTCACGCGCGTCGACCCCCTAGAAGCCCACCCCGGCTACGACGCGATCGGACAACCGATCCGCAACGGCGACGGCGCCAACCTGGCGCTCTCGCTGCTCGGCCTCGGCCCGATTCCCGGATCACTGATCAACGCGTCCCAAGAGCTCCGCCTCGCCATCCCCGAGCCGGCCTCGATCGGCCTGCTGATCGTCGCCGCGGGGCTCGGCGCGACGCGCCGGCCCCCCACGCGACGCCGTCAGTAA